A region from the Aeromicrobium choanae genome encodes:
- a CDS encoding DMT family transporter translates to MTKWLLLGAAILSEVTASLSLKGALDRPALYSVVVVGYVGSFVLLALVLRQGMALGVAYGIWGALGVASTAVMSSFIFDETLTALMGVGIALIIAGVLTVELGSQQAQRSAHPKESV, encoded by the coding sequence ATGACGAAGTGGCTGCTGCTCGGCGCCGCCATCCTCAGCGAGGTGACCGCCTCCCTGTCCCTGAAGGGCGCGCTCGACCGCCCGGCCCTCTACTCCGTGGTCGTCGTCGGCTACGTCGGGTCGTTCGTCCTCCTGGCCCTGGTCCTGCGCCAGGGCATGGCCCTCGGCGTCGCCTACGGAATCTGGGGCGCCCTTGGCGTGGCGTCCACGGCGGTCATGTCGTCATTCATCTTCGACGAGACCCTCACCGCGCTGATGGGCGTCGGCATCGCGCTGATCATCGCCGGCGTCCTCACGGTCGAGCTGGGCTCCCAGCAGGCCCAGCGCAGCGCTCACCCGAAGGAGTCCGTCTGA
- a CDS encoding TetR/AcrR family transcriptional regulator, which yields MSPPAAAHRPSLRDDILESTLELARTGAAISLESAARATGITKPGLMYHFPTKEALMTAVVDHLMDGYERDLQDRLGADPTAPSATERLIAYLDWVCEGRFDSGDLVMFADPRLRDTLTSRWNERISPWVAVPDSLPATRRARLHGVRLIADGMWFNAAGNGLPLSDSDRAAVRALAHQLIEGTS from the coding sequence ATGAGCCCACCCGCTGCCGCCCATCGGCCCTCGCTCCGTGACGACATCCTCGAGAGCACGCTCGAGCTGGCCAGGACCGGTGCGGCGATCTCACTGGAGTCCGCCGCGCGCGCCACGGGGATCACCAAGCCCGGACTGATGTACCACTTCCCCACGAAGGAGGCGCTGATGACGGCCGTCGTCGACCATCTGATGGACGGCTACGAGCGTGACCTCCAGGACAGGCTGGGCGCGGACCCGACGGCCCCGTCCGCCACCGAGCGGCTCATCGCCTACCTCGACTGGGTGTGCGAGGGGCGCTTCGACTCCGGCGACCTCGTCATGTTCGCCGACCCGCGCCTGCGGGACACGCTCACCAGCCGGTGGAACGAACGCATCAGCCCGTGGGTGGCCGTCCCCGACAGCCTCCCCGCCACGCGACGAGCCCGGCTCCACGGTGTCCGGCTCATCGCCGACGGCATGTGGTTCAACGCCGCCGGCAACGGCCTCCCCCTGTCGGACTCCGACCGCGCCGCCGTCCGGGCGCTCGCTCATCAGCTCATCGAGGGGACGTCATGA
- a CDS encoding DMT family transporter — protein MQWLFLASAIVCEVIGTLSLRMAATGRHAHYVTVAFGYVLAFVFLTLTLDQGLGLGVAYGIWAAAGVALTAIASRVLFKEPLTPLMSGGIALIIAGVLLVELGATH, from the coding sequence ATGCAGTGGCTGTTCCTCGCCTCCGCCATCGTCTGTGAGGTCATCGGGACCCTGTCGCTGCGGATGGCCGCCACCGGGCGCCACGCCCACTACGTCACGGTCGCCTTCGGCTACGTCCTGGCCTTCGTGTTCCTCACCCTGACCCTCGACCAAGGGCTCGGACTCGGAGTCGCCTACGGCATCTGGGCCGCTGCAGGAGTCGCGCTCACGGCCATCGCGTCACGCGTCCTCTTCAAGGAGCCCCTCACACCGCTCATGTCGGGAGGCATCGCGCTCATCATCGCCGGCGTGCTCCTGGTCGAGCTCGGCGCGACCCACTGA